The segment GTTTTCCTTTTTCTTACTTCCATCACAAGCTTTGCACAGGGTGAGACTAAAGATTCTGTCCCTAATACCTGGCAACTTCTAAAATATGATGGGATAAGTGCCTTTCAAGGTTTAACAACAACTTACGCGAAACCTCTGGAATGGGAAAAGGAAGATTATCTTACTGCAGGTGCAATAGTTTTAGGCACAGGAGCTATGTTTTTAATTGACGAAAATTCTACTGAATGGTTCATGGCTCAGGAAGAAGACATTCCAAATCTTATTAAAGAGGCAGGATGGTATTATGGTAGTCCACAAAACAATTATGCCTTAAATGGAGCTGTATATTTATACGGTTTATTCACGAAAAATCAGAAAATCAGGAAAACAGGTGTTCTGTTAATTTCCGCAGCCTCAACTGCAGGCCTCCTCCAAACTTTTTCTAAAACTGTTGCAGGAAGGGGACGTCCCACAACGGGGGAAGGATCTGCCAGTTTTAAACCTTTTAGTAATAAAGGGGAGTATCACAGTTTCCCATCAGGTCATACCATATTGTCGTTTACTACTGCCTACGCTATTGGAAAACAATTTAATAATCCTTTTATAAAAGCGGGAATATATGGATTTGGACTGGTAGCTCCAATATCAAGGCTTTGGGCAGGTGCACATTGGTTTTCTGACGTGGGAGTGAGTATTATAATTAGTGTAGTGGTTGTAGATGCTATTGATAATTACTTAAACAAGCAAAGAGATTATGGATCTCAAATCCATGATAAAAATAAAATTAGCTGGAGTTTCCAATTAGGAATGGGACAAATGAAGGTTACTGAGTACTTTCTAATGCAGGTTATAAAGTAATAACAGTCCAGGTAAGTTTCATATATACTCTCATTGTGCCTTTCTTAGATCCTTACTACTTCCTGTAATTTTCTACAGAATAGTAACTCGCCTTCTTTTTAAAATTTCTGAAATGGCACCAGAACTTTCGTTCACCCATCTCCCTATTTTTAAAATTTCCGATAAATTATTGTCAGATATTTAAAAAGATATATTTTATAAATTTACAAAAGGAAAGAAAATTAAATCCGGACCTTGATCATTTACAAGAATAAAATCGAGAGTGGTTGATGCAGAAATTAAGTTTTCGGTACTTATTCAATTTAATTCCAATTCAAATTGAGTGGCTGTAGACGTGATAAATAAAAGAAGCTCCCTACTGCCGTTCCTGCGGAAGAAATGGAGTGAAAAACATTGAAAACAATTATAAATACAAGAATATTATGAAACAGGTAGTGGTCTTGACTGGAGCAGGTATTAGTGCCGAAAGTGGAATAAATACTTTTCGTGATGCAAATGGGTTGTGGGAAGGCCACGATGTAATGGAAGTCGCATCCCCTCTCGGCTGGAATAAAAACCCTGAAACCGTTCTTGAATTCTACAATCAACGACGAAGGCAACTCCAGGAGGTAGAGCCAAATCCTGCTCATTTTGCTTTAGCTGACCTGGAAAAAAAGTTCAAAGTAAATATTATAACTCAAAATGTAGATGATCTTCACGAAAGAGCTGGCAGCTCCAGGATACTACATTTACATGGGGAACTCTTAAAAGTAAGAAGCACCTTTGATCCCGATTTAGTGCTTGACTGGAGAAAGGACCTCAATCCCGGTGACTTTTGTGAACACAATCATCAACTTCGCCCTCATATTGTTTGGTTTGGAGAAGAAGTTCCTATGTTTCCTGTAGCTTTCGAAATAACAGAGAAA is part of the Antarcticibacterium sp. 1MA-6-2 genome and harbors:
- a CDS encoding phosphatase PAP2 family protein, which translates into the protein MNPFQVLKFFPFFVFLFLTSITSFAQGETKDSVPNTWQLLKYDGISAFQGLTTTYAKPLEWEKEDYLTAGAIVLGTGAMFLIDENSTEWFMAQEEDIPNLIKEAGWYYGSPQNNYALNGAVYLYGLFTKNQKIRKTGVLLISAASTAGLLQTFSKTVAGRGRPTTGEGSASFKPFSNKGEYHSFPSGHTILSFTTAYAIGKQFNNPFIKAGIYGFGLVAPISRLWAGAHWFSDVGVSIIISVVVVDAIDNYLNKQRDYGSQIHDKNKISWSFQLGMGQMKVTEYFLMQVIK
- a CDS encoding NAD-dependent deacylase, giving the protein MKQVVVLTGAGISAESGINTFRDANGLWEGHDVMEVASPLGWNKNPETVLEFYNQRRRQLQEVEPNPAHFALADLEKKFKVNIITQNVDDLHERAGSSRILHLHGELLKVRSTFDPDLVLDWRKDLNPGDFCEHNHQLRPHIVWFGEEVPMFPVAFEITEKADILIIVGTSMQVYPAAALLDYAKADAEIYFIDPNPSLRHRQDITVIDKKASVGVPQLVKELLRE